The following are encoded in a window of Anopheles stephensi strain Indian chromosome X, UCI_ANSTEP_V1.0, whole genome shotgun sequence genomic DNA:
- the LOC118506952 gene encoding PE-PGRS family protein PE_PGRS18 isoform X8, which translates to MDSSMVEENGSSAIGDPLGGGGGGGSGGTGPNATGSTVGEAVTGGGGRGPASGVGTQHPNELINTSNNGSTDSSTAITVAASTGEGGGGGGGGGGGGGGGPAGKGAVVTGSGGAGLVGVLGTAGSGNSSTVTVGGAAGPEVTLVPAAAAAVTATGTNIVQLLSTSQSPGQAQSVIQQNQQSVIQTAAGNVPIARSVLLVCNKPNSVIHTTTGNLQTIHIKPEPHIVTGSGSIMTDTNSDDTLSDEEASPKKRRDLLTRRPSYRKILSDLGGAEIANTPSDGSGLHTIATPGGVVQYSQPQEGIYVPRYWIVVHRITSKCVTGAIF; encoded by the exons ATGGACAGTAGTATGGTCGAGGAGAACGGTTCCTCGGCGATAGGCGATCcgctcggtggtggtggtggtggtggtagtggtggtacCGGCCCAAACGCAACCGGTTCGACGGTCGGTGAGGCGGTGACCGGCGGGGGTGGTCGTGGCCCCGCGTCTGGCGTTGGTACGCAGCATCCAAACGAGCTAATCAATACCTCCAACAACGGCAGCACCGACAGCAGTACGGCAATAACGGTGGCAGCATCTACCGGTGAAGGTGGTGGGGGCGgaggtggcggcggcggcggtggtggtggtggtccggCTGGTAAGGGTGCGGTCGTAACCGGAAGCGGCGGTGCAGGATTGGTGGGTGTGTTAGGGACGGCCGGGTctggcaacagcagcacggtGACGGTCGGTGGTGCCGCCGGTCCAGAAGTGACGCTAgtgccggcagcagcagcagcggtaacCGCCACCGGTACCAACATTGTCCAGCTACTGTCGACATCGCAATCGCCCGGGCAG GCACAATCTGTTATACAGCAGAACCAGCAGTCTGTTATACAAACGGCGGCAGGCAACGTGCCGATAGCGAGAAGTGTACTATTAGTGTGTAACAAACCAAACTCCGTGATCCACACAACTACGGGCAATTTGCAAACCATACAC ATCAAACCCGAACCGCACATCGTCACCGGATCCGGTAGCATTATGACCGACACAAACAGCGACGATACACTCTCGGACGAGGAAGCGTCTCCGAAGAAGCGGAGAGACCTGCTAACAAGGCGACCATCCTATCGTAAGATATTGAGCGATCTCGGCGGAGCGGAAATCG CCAACACCCCGAGCGATGGTTCCGGCCTGCACACGATAGCGACACCTGGTGGTGTGGTGCAATATTCCCAGCCCCAGGAGGGCATTTACGTACCTC
- the LOC118506926 gene encoding uncharacterized protein LOC118506926: MATMLNVWLSLATVILATMHGIPATANREHKVHNIVLYPNKQSWCTTRNISQVITEPGCKQVTIDNNVCVGACFSYSIPHTEPSDPGEIIGPYCDSCQPSDVSYVFVKVDCTENVNMKNPYLYKQVQLIHNCTCTACDEQSTHRSTPTGNHDPSDGSQEQVLGSGEQIHHHPTHHQPPLALEKEQSLSPSEHQHTKHTPAGSVGDAEETPADSDMIQDDIPEILEVVHYSENDTEPIRHTPVHDLQSPHSGTTYLEQQQLNHYEHNSHTDNVKKLLHQKIVKLLRSIEETNSQSDREQLIEMIRLIKGTSDRNWDELVESLQSENSILDFNRLRSELVEDEPLNVPSFGAANGTEEPAKKQAETPEMEDHQRLMHHQYDTLRHRPNHLPNEHEDGGAAGTKETVADTASHEAAPVGTHSHHAHPHHHTVGERIDAHHHLGRGPHGALVIQADRDELEIHRSIQNGHEIKEKIHIQAHELKPNHAGTVVTYDGHVPVQVPISSSNVTPAQVGETEQREQHHFQTPHMHPRHPPGHGGHHNNPARLHGQHESDRHTGGHHNHDQHPDQHHQQQHGSHQHKSHQVAVPAPAGDTEH; this comes from the exons ATGGCAACAATGCTGAATGTTTGGCTATCGCTGGCAACAGTGATCCTTGCCACGATGCATGGCATACCGGCAACGGCAAACCGAGAACACAAG GTGCACAATATTGTGCTTTACCCCAACAAACAGTCCTGGTGTACGACGCGTAACATTAGCCAGGTGATAACGGAACCGGGCTGCAAGCAGGTAACGATCGACAACAATGTTTGCGTCGGTGCCTGCTTCAGCTACTCGATCCCCCACACGGAACCGTCCGATCCGGGCGAGATAATCGGACCGTACTGCGATTCCTGTCAACCGTCGGACGTGTCGTACGTCTTC GTTAAGGTGGATTGTACGGAAAATGTGAACATGAAGAATCCGTACCTGTACAAGCAGGTGCAACTGATACACAACTGCACCTGTACGGCGTGTGACGAGCAGTCGACGCATCGGTCCACCCCTACCGGTAACCATGACCCGTCGGACGGTTCACAGGAGCAGGTACTTGGTTCTGGGGAACAGATTCACCATCACCCAACCCACCATCAGCCACCGCTGGCTTTGGAAAAGGAGCAAAGTTTGAGCCCGTCCGAGCATCAGCACACGAAACACACTCCGGCGGGTAGCGTTGGGGATGCGGAAGAAACGCCGGCGGACAGCGATATGATCCAGGACGATATACCGGAAATACTGGAGGTGGTACACTACAGTGAGAACGATACCGAACCGATACGCCACACGCCGGTGCACGATCTGCAGTCGCCGCACAGTGGTACGACGTAcctggagcagcagcagcttaacCACTACGAACACAACAGCCACACGGACAACGTGAAGAAGCTGTTGCATCAGAAGATTGTCAAGCTGTTGCGTTCGATCGAGGAAACGAACTCCCAGTCGGACCGCGAGCAGCTGATCGAGATGATACGGTTGATCAAGGGTACGAGCGACCGGAACTGGGACGAGCTGGTGGAAAGCTTACAGTCCGAAAATTCCATCCTCGACTTTAACCGGCTACGGTCGGAGCTGGTTGAGGATGAACCGCTGAATGTGCCATCGTTCGGTGCAGCCAACGGTACGGAGGAACCGGCCAAGAAGCAGGCCGAAACGCCGGAAATGGAAGATCATCAGCGGTTGATGCATCACCAGTACGATACGTTGCGCCATCGGCCGAACCATCTGCCGAACGAGCATGAGGATGGTGGTGCAGCGGGCACGAAGGAAACGGTAGCAGATACAGCGTCACACGAGGCTGCTCCGGTCGGGACACACAGCCATCATGCCCATCCGCACCATCACACGGTGGGCGAGCGTATCGATGCGCATCATCATCTAGGGCGTGGACCGCACGGTGCACTGGTGATCCAGGCGGACCGGGACGAGCTAGAGATTCACCGGAGCATCCAGAACGGGCACGAAATTAAGGAAAAGATCCACATACAGGCGCATGAACTGAAACCGAACCATGCCGGTACGGTCGTCACGTACGACGGGCATGTACCGGTACAGGTACCGATCAGCTCCTCTAACGTTACGCCGGCACAGGTGGGCGAAACCGAGCAACGGGAGCAACACCATTTCCAAACACCTCATATGCACCCGAGACATCCGCCGGGCCATGGTGGGCATCATAACAATCCGGCCCGATTGCACGGACAGCACGAAAGTGACCGGCACACCGGCGGACACCACAATCACGACCAGCATCCGGAccagcatcaccagcagcagcatgggtCACATCAGCACAAATCGCATCAAGTGGCAGTACCGGCACCGGCTGGCGATACCGAACACTGA
- the LOC118506932 gene encoding allantoinase produces METVYTSKRIFLNGANVPAEVFPGGIVVSGIDGKVTRVLSTWAAVVRYLKDNEGDFEHYDFGDLLLMPGLIDTHVHINEPGRTEWEGFHTATKAAAAGGFTTICDMPLNSIPPTTSVANLRTKVKAARKKIFVDVAFWGGLIPDNLGDLRRMIASGVIGFKCFLCPSGVEEFPHVTEEQVCAAARLIEGTGTVLAFHAEVECHRQQPDSLINDPYKYRTFLESRPDSMEQRAIELVAKVAQEYNVRTHIVHLSSAQALPTIRHARAHGAELTVETCHHYLSLAAEEVPDARTEFKCCPPIRDRTNREQLWRAIQAGDIDLVVSDHSPSTPQMKLLTDGKQRGNFLQAWGGISSLQLGLPLFWTHCQRYGLTLVDTVRLLCTEPARLSGLEHRKGRLEPGYDGDICVWAPEATFTVTEDMIEFQHKATPYLHRTLQGVVHATILRGTIIYHRSEVPAFGPPLGNILLARRHENTNNDVEDNKLKRCLRQPVNTSSEEEEIEDDVDF; encoded by the exons ATGGAAACCGTCTACACCAGCAAGCGAATATTTCTCAACGGTGCAAACGTCCCGGCGGAAGTGTTTCCCGGTGGGATCGTCGTGTCAGGGATCGATGGTAAGGTGACACGCGTGCTCAGCACCTGGGCCGCTGTCGTCCGATACTTGAAGGACAACGAAGGTGATTTTGAG CATTACGATTTTGGCGATCTGTTGCTGATGCCCGGTTTGATCGACACACACGTCCACATTAACGAACCGGGACGTACCGAATGGGAAGGATTCCATACCGCGACAAAAGCAGCCGCTGCGGGTGGTTTTACGACGATCTGTGACATGCCGCTTAACTCCATACCGCCGACGACGAGTGTGGCCAACCTGCGTACCAAGGTGAAGGCGGCTAGAAAGAAGATATTTGTGGACGTTGCGTTCTGGGGCGGACTGATCCCGGACAATCTGGGCGACCTGCGCCGCATGATTGCGTCCGGTGTGATCGGGTTCAAGTGTTTCCTGTGCCCGAGCGGTGTTGAGGAATTTCCGCACGTCACGGAGGAGCAGGTGTGTGCGGCGGCACGCTTGATCGAGGGAACCGGGACAGTGTTGGCG TTCCATGCAGAAGTCGAATGTCACCGGCAACAACCCGATAGCCTGATCAACGATCCGTACAAGTATCGCACCTTTCTCGAGTCGCGCCCAGATAGTATGGAGCAGCGGGCGATCGAGCTAGTGGCGAAGGTGGCCCAGGAGTACAACGTTCGCACACACATCGTACACCTGTCGTCGGCACAGGCACTACCTACGATACGTCACGCCCGCGCACATGGTGCCGAACTTACGGTCGAAACGTGCCATCACTATCTTTCACTTGCCGCCGAAGAGGTCCCAGATGCGCGTACCGAGTTCAAGTGCTGTCCACCGATACGCGATCGTACGAACCGGGAACAGCTGTGGCGTGCCATCCAGGCGGGAGACATCGATCTCGTCGTATCAGATCATTCGCCCAGTACGCCACAGATGAAGCTACTTACCGATGGTAAGCAGCGGGGTAACTTCCTCCAAGCTTGGGGCGGTATATCTTCCCTGCAGCTTGGATTACCACTGTTCTGGACGCACTGTCAACGGTACGGGCTAACGTTGGTGGATACGGTACGCCTGCTCTGTACTGAGCCGGCACGTCTGAGTGGACTGGAGCATCGCAAGGGCCGGCTCGAACCGGGCTACGATGGGGATATCTGCGTGTGGGCCCCGGAGGCCACATTCACCGTCACGGAGGACATGATCGAGTTCCAGCATAAGGCAACGCCGTACCTACACCGAACGCTGCAAGGCGTAGTACATGCGACCATTCTTCGCGGTACAATCATCTACCATCGATCGGAAGTACCGGCGTTTGGTCCACCGTTGGGCAATATTCTTCTTGCGCGACGGCACGAGAATACCAACAACGATGTTGAAGATAACAAGCTGAAGCGCTGCTTACGTCAACCGGTGAATACATCTTCGGAGGAGGAAGAGATTGAGGATGATGTAGATTTCTAA
- the LOC118506942 gene encoding serine protease HTRA2, mitochondrial, whose product MIKVHPAKTMYCCALRRSASIFQHRWLVGVHLSAHHSSRPIQTTKQHHDDGRHEQGKHRRFGTTMALTGVFGLLAYKQTLSNDEQHKSRRHSWSLWPTVGAKTNADTTTKRSQRKDFNFIADAVEISAPAVVYLEIRDRQHVDFFTREPLTVSTGSGFIIESDGLILTNAHVVVSKPHTMVTVKLPDGRTFPGYVEHVDPASDLATVRVHCNNLPTMKLGQSADLRTGEWVVALGSPLALNNTVTAGVISTTQRPSQELGLRGKDINYIQTDAAITFGNSGGPLVNLDGEAIGINSMKVTPGISFAIPIDHAKEFLRKINESPAGTDRRAAGDAHTYRRYIGITMLTLTPEILSELQQRNHKFPPSVRGGVLVWKVIQGSPAYSGGLQPGDIITHINGKEIKNSSDVYELLLEQDKKLSISIYRGQQLTTVHVFPEDTTA is encoded by the exons ATGATCAAAGTACAC CCGGCGAAAACCATGTACTGCTGTGCACTGAGAAGGTCCGCCAGCATCTTCCAGCACCGGTGGCTGGTCGGTGTTCATCTATCTGCACACCATTCCTCACGGCCTATACAAACTACCAAGCAGCACCATGATGATGGACGTCACGAGCAGGGAAAACACCGCAGGTTTGGAACAACGATGGCACTAACCGGTGTGTTCGGACTGCTTGCCTACAAACAGACACTGTCCAACGACGAACAACATAAAAGCCGGCGCCACAGTTGGTCCCTTTGGCCAACGGTTGGTGCGAAAACGAATGCAGACACCACCACAAAACGTAGCCAGCGGAAAGATTTCAATTTCATCGCGGACGCTGTAGAAATATCGGCCCCGGCTGTGGTGTACCTGGAAATACGTGACCGGCAGCATGTGGATTTTTTCACCCGCGAACCGTTGACGGTTTCGACCGGTTCCGGGTTTATCATCGAATCGGACGGACTAATCCTAACGAATGCACACGTCGTCGTGAGTAAACCGCATACGATGGTAACGGTAAAGCTACCGGATGGACGCACCTTCCCGGGCTACGTGGAGCATGTGGATCCGGCGTCGGATTTGGCTACCGTACGGGTACACTGCAACAACTTGCCAACGATGAAGCTGGGCCAATCGGCGGATCTCCGGACGGGTGAGTGGGTGGTAGCGCTGGGAAGTCCACTCGCCCTTAACAACACCGTAACGGCGGGCGTGATAAGCACGACACAGCGCCCATCCCAGGAGCTGGGACTGCGCGGGAAGGACATCAACTACATCCAAACGGATGCGGCCATTACGTTCGGAAATTCGGGCGGTCCGCTGGTAAACCTCGACGGTGAAGCGATCGGCATCAACAGCATGAAGGTAACGCCGGGCATCAGCTTTGCCATACCGAttgaccacgcgaaggagtttTTGCGCAAAATTAACGAATCACCTGCCGGGACCGATCGGCGTGCGGCTGGTGATGCGCATACGTACCGGCGATACATCGGCATTACGATGCTTACCCTTACGCCGGAAATTTTGAGCGAACTGCAGCAACGCAATCACAAGTTTCCGCCCAGCGTGCGGGGCGGTGTGCTGGTGTGGAAAGTAATCCAAGGATCGCCAGCCTACAG CGGAGGACTTCAACCGGGTGATATCATAACGCACATCAACGGCAAGGAGATTAAAAATTCGAGCGATGTGTACGAACTGTTGCTCGAGCAGGACAAAAAGCTTTCAATATCGATCTACCGCGGGCAACAGCTTACCACGGTGCACGTCTTCCCGGAGGACACTACTGCATAG
- the LOC118506999 gene encoding N-acetyl-D-glucosamine kinase: MYIGGVEGGATHSTLVICDEAGQIVGRAKGPSTNHWAVGIPGVAERIDAMARAAKAEANLPLDQQLTAVGLCLSGAEAEETNRELEQYLHTNYPTVAERYVVCSDTVGSIQAVSNLGGMVIIAGTGSNTLLRNPDGSTHGCGGWGHMIGDEGGAWWIARNAIKTVFDHRDNLKRSKHPIERVWQLIQEHFGVRTLHDLLDHSYGRFCKTAYAGLCARLATAALDERDPLCRKLFDEAGQSLARSVCALQDKISPELLRPSASGASTQLLDIVCVGSVWLSWDLLRDGFVSELRMQGFPHDLRLLRLTTTMALGAAYLAADTFKLGMPRDYTGNYDVFYTYRAVANENGNGTDAEHKTNGRS; the protein is encoded by the exons ATGTATATCGGAGGTGTTGAAGG CGGTGCGACACATTCCACCTTggtgatttgcgatgaggccGGCCAGATTGTGGGTCGCGCAAAGGGCCCTAGCACAAACCACTGGGCCGTCGGTATACCGGGCGTTGCCGAACGTATCGATGCGATGGCGCGTGCGGCGAAGGCGGAAGCGAATCTACCCCTCGACCAACAGCTGACCGCTGTCGGGCTGTGCTTGAGCGGTGCCGAAGCGGAGGAAACGAACCGCGAGCTGGAACAGTATCTCCACACGAACTATCCGACGGTGGCGGAACGGTACGTGGTGTGCAGTGACACGGTCGGCAGTATTCAGGCTGTCTCGAACCTGGGCGGCATGGTGATCATCGCCGGTACGGGATCGAACACGCTGCTGCGCAATCCGGACGGAAGTACGCACGGGTGTGGTGGATGGGGTCACATGATTGGGGATGAGGGTGGTG CTTGGTGGATTGCAAGGAACGCAATCAAGACCGTGTTTGACCATCGGGACAATTTGAAGCGTTCGAAGCATCCGATCGAACGGGTCTGGCAGCTGATCCAGGAGCATTTCGGCGTGCGAACGTTGCACGATCTGCTCGACCATAGTTACGGGCGGTTCTGCAAGACGGCGTACGCGGGGCTGTGTGCCAGGCTGGCCACAGCCGCCCTCGACGAGCGTGATCCACTCTGTCGCAAGCTGTTCGACGAAGCGGGCCAATCGTTGGCCCGGTCCGTCTGTGCGTTGCAGGATAAAATCTCACCGGAACTGTTGCGCCCCTCGGCGTCCGGTGCGTCGACGCAGCTGCTCGATATCGTTTGCGTTGGCTCGGTGTGGCTTAGCTGGGACCTGTTGCGGGATGGCTTTGTGTCCGAGCTGCGGATGCAAGGATTTCCGCACGATTTGCGCCTGCTGCGACTGACCACAACGATGGCGCTCGGTGCCGCATACCTAGCGGCGGACACGTTCAAGCTGGGTATGCCACGCGACTACACCGGCAATTACGACGTGTTCTACACGTACCGGGCGGTCGCGAACGAGAACGGGAACGGAACCGACGCGGAGCATAAAACGAACGGCCGCAGCTAG